A single Streptomyces sannanensis DNA region contains:
- a CDS encoding DUF4166 domain-containing protein translates to MTSIFRAVMGDGFERLHPQLQRRFSVGLASGEACTGRGVMDRIWHGPAFVKPFLALGGTRSILVPRAGRRIPFTIENVPYTDSFGRETVTFVRTFAFPGGPRRFDATMIHSPERGCILDYLGTHQHLASDLHFAAEPDGSLVVRSGEHRFREGPLDIRVPEAVGGDAEVRESYDDTTGRFRIRVRVTNRRFGPLFGYEGSFAAEYTDVRSLGVRAGLRPVREEIRT, encoded by the coding sequence ATGACCTCCATCTTCCGCGCCGTCATGGGTGACGGCTTCGAACGGCTCCATCCCCAGCTGCAACGCCGCTTCTCGGTCGGCCTCGCAAGCGGCGAGGCCTGCACCGGACGCGGAGTGATGGACCGCATCTGGCACGGCCCGGCCTTCGTCAAGCCCTTCCTGGCACTCGGCGGCACCCGGAGCATCCTGGTGCCGCGCGCGGGCCGCCGGATCCCCTTCACCATCGAGAACGTCCCGTACACCGACTCGTTCGGCCGCGAGACCGTCACCTTCGTCCGGACCTTCGCCTTTCCGGGAGGCCCGCGCCGCTTCGACGCCACGATGATCCACAGCCCTGAGCGCGGTTGCATCCTCGACTACCTGGGCACCCATCAGCACCTCGCCAGCGACCTCCATTTCGCCGCCGAACCCGATGGCTCCCTCGTCGTCCGCTCCGGCGAACACCGCTTCCGTGAGGGGCCGCTGGACATCAGGGTGCCGGAGGCCGTCGGTGGCGACGCCGAGGTGCGTGAGTCCTACGACGACACCACCGGCCGCTTCCGGATCCGGGTGCGGGTCACCAACCGGCGCTTCGGGCCGCTCTTCGGCTACGAGGGGTCGTTTGCCGCCGAGTACACCGACGTACGCTCCCTCGGGGTGCGCGCCGGGCTGCGCCCGGTACGCGAGGAGATCCGCACATGA
- a CDS encoding TetR/AcrR family transcriptional regulator, whose translation MSQDTKVKLLEGALRTLTEQGIAKTSARSIAATAGVNQALVFYHFGSVDELLAAACRHGAEQRVARYRDRLAGIGSLGELLAFGREMHAEEQAGGHVAELGQLLAGAQTQPRLAPATAAGLELWIAEIEKVLARVLTGTPIAEFTDSAGLARAVAASFVGLELYEGVDPSGARSALDALEQLAVLVGALEELGPVAQRAVRHRLRRTTRP comes from the coding sequence ATGAGCCAGGACACCAAGGTCAAGCTGCTGGAAGGGGCCCTGCGCACGCTCACCGAGCAGGGCATCGCCAAGACCTCGGCACGCTCCATCGCGGCGACCGCCGGAGTCAACCAGGCGCTGGTGTTCTACCACTTCGGCTCGGTCGACGAACTCCTTGCCGCAGCCTGCCGCCACGGCGCCGAGCAGCGTGTCGCCCGCTACCGCGACCGCCTCGCCGGGATCGGCTCGCTCGGCGAACTGCTCGCGTTCGGGCGCGAGATGCACGCCGAGGAGCAGGCCGGCGGCCATGTCGCGGAGCTCGGGCAGCTGCTGGCCGGTGCGCAGACCCAGCCACGGCTCGCGCCCGCAACGGCCGCCGGACTCGAGCTGTGGATAGCGGAGATCGAGAAGGTGCTCGCCCGGGTGCTGACCGGGACGCCGATCGCGGAGTTCACCGACTCCGCCGGCCTGGCCCGCGCGGTCGCCGCCTCCTTCGTCGGTCTCGAGCTGTACGAGGGCGTCGACCCGTCCGGTGCGCGGTCCGCGCTGGACGCGCTGGAACAGCTGGCCGTGCTGGTCGGTGCCCTCGAGGAACTCGGCCCGGTTGCCCAGCGGGCGGTACGCCACCGGCTGCGGCGTACGACGCGGCCCTGA